From Amycolatopsis sp. cg9, one genomic window encodes:
- a CDS encoding serine/threonine protein phosphatase, giving the protein MTATRLARHRRLSALLDSRSDDELAALVGTGQANGVGVGGGSAVLDVDGAPVFAKRIPLTDLELAHPGSTANLFDLPVHCQYGVVSPGFTAWRELAANVIVTDAVLAGETQAFPILHHWRVLPGRSPLAAEYADIDGVVAALGGSSTVRARFEALAAASSSLVLFCEYLPHPLPDWLGEDPAGKAAAVERQLSEIVKFLRGRQLLHMDGHFGNLRTDGERIYLTDFGLATSPHFDLSAAERDFAERHANHDEGYAAMRLVNWLVTAVCGVPVPAGGGPVERNEYVRRCAAGHIPADVPRTVAAILARHAPAAAKLNAFYWRLFDGEIHAEYPG; this is encoded by the coding sequence GTGACAGCTACCCGGCTCGCCCGCCACCGAAGGCTCTCGGCTCTCCTGGATTCCCGAAGTGACGACGAGCTCGCCGCGCTCGTCGGCACGGGACAGGCCAACGGCGTGGGTGTGGGCGGCGGCTCGGCGGTCCTCGACGTCGACGGTGCGCCGGTGTTCGCCAAGCGCATCCCGCTGACCGACCTCGAGCTCGCCCACCCCGGCTCCACCGCGAACCTGTTCGATCTGCCGGTGCACTGCCAGTACGGCGTCGTCAGCCCCGGGTTCACCGCGTGGCGGGAACTGGCCGCGAACGTGATCGTCACCGACGCCGTGCTGGCCGGCGAAACCCAGGCGTTCCCGATTCTCCACCACTGGCGGGTGCTGCCCGGCCGGTCACCGCTCGCGGCCGAGTACGCCGACATCGACGGGGTGGTCGCCGCGCTGGGCGGCAGCTCGACCGTGCGTGCGCGGTTCGAAGCGCTGGCCGCGGCATCGAGCAGCCTGGTGCTGTTCTGCGAGTACCTCCCGCACCCGCTGCCGGACTGGCTGGGCGAGGACCCCGCCGGCAAGGCCGCCGCGGTCGAGCGGCAGCTTTCCGAGATCGTGAAGTTCTTGCGCGGCAGGCAACTGCTGCACATGGACGGGCACTTCGGCAACCTGCGCACGGACGGGGAGCGGATCTACCTCACCGACTTCGGGCTGGCCACCTCGCCGCACTTCGACCTGTCGGCCGCCGAGCGCGACTTTGCCGAACGCCACGCGAACCATGACGAAGGTTACGCCGCCATGCGATTGGTCAACTGGCTGGTGACCGCGGTGTGCGGCGTACCGGTGCCGGCCGGCGGCGGCCCGGTCGAGCGCAACGAGTACGTCCGCCGGTGCGCTGCCGGGCACATCCCGGCGGACGTGCCGCGAACCGTAGCCGCGATCCTGGCCCGGCACGCGCCTGCGGCCGCGAAGCTGAACGCCTTCTACTGGCGGTTGTTCGACGGCGAGATCCACGCGGAATACCCGGGGTGA
- a CDS encoding carboxymuconolactone decarboxylase family protein — MTDERFELGLKTLTAIDGESGQRVLDNLADVSPALAEAVVSWGFGEIYARPGLAPRDRQLVTLGMLTALGGCEPQLEVHVNASLNVGLTPAEIVEALLHSAVYCGFPKALNATFTAKKVFGERGLLPVTDEKDAK, encoded by the coding sequence ATGACCGACGAGCGCTTCGAACTCGGCCTCAAGACCCTGACCGCCATCGACGGCGAGAGCGGGCAGCGCGTGCTCGACAACCTCGCCGACGTCTCCCCCGCGCTGGCGGAAGCCGTCGTGTCGTGGGGGTTCGGCGAGATCTACGCGCGGCCGGGGCTCGCGCCGCGCGACCGGCAGCTGGTCACCCTCGGTATGCTCACCGCCCTCGGTGGCTGCGAGCCGCAACTGGAAGTGCACGTCAACGCGTCGCTCAACGTCGGACTCACGCCCGCGGAGATCGTCGAGGCGCTGCTGCACTCCGCTGTCTACTGTGGATTCCCGAAGGCGCTGAACGCGACCTTCACGGCCAAGAAGGTCTTCGGCGAGCGCGGGCTGCTGCCGGTGACCGACGAGAAGGACGCCAAATGA
- a CDS encoding SDR family oxidoreductase — translation MTNSRFATHTELFDLSGKRALVTGGTRGIGMMIARGLLQAGARVVISSRDAEACARAQEQLSAHGDVRAIPADLSRHEECERLSQLVTADGSLDILVNNAGAMWDEPLETFPDAAWDTVVDLNLKSPFWLVQALLPALRSAGTADDPARVINIGSIAAIHIPQRPNYSYSSSKAALHQLTRVLAKELGPQRITVNAVAPGPFPSAMMAATLDELGEAIAASAPLRRIGRDDDMAGVAVFLASRAGAYLTGTVVPVDGGIATTA, via the coding sequence ATGACGAACAGCCGATTCGCAACGCACACCGAGCTTTTCGACCTGAGTGGCAAGCGCGCTCTCGTCACCGGTGGCACCAGGGGCATCGGGATGATGATCGCGCGCGGGCTCCTCCAGGCGGGTGCCCGCGTGGTCATCAGCTCACGCGACGCGGAAGCGTGCGCTCGGGCGCAGGAACAGCTGTCCGCACACGGCGACGTCCGGGCGATCCCCGCCGATCTGTCCCGGCACGAAGAGTGTGAGCGCCTCTCGCAGCTCGTCACGGCCGACGGGAGTCTCGACATCCTCGTCAACAACGCGGGCGCGATGTGGGACGAGCCGTTGGAGACGTTCCCGGACGCGGCCTGGGACACGGTCGTCGACCTCAATCTGAAGTCGCCGTTCTGGCTGGTGCAGGCGCTGTTGCCGGCACTTCGCAGCGCCGGGACCGCCGACGACCCCGCGCGGGTCATCAACATCGGCAGCATCGCGGCCATCCACATCCCCCAGCGGCCCAACTACTCTTACTCCAGCAGCAAAGCCGCGCTGCACCAGCTCACCAGGGTGCTCGCCAAGGAACTGGGCCCGCAGCGCATCACGGTGAACGCGGTGGCGCCGGGACCGTTCCCGTCGGCGATGATGGCCGCGACGCTCGACGAGCTCGGCGAGGCGATCGCGGCGTCGGCCCCGCTGCGCCGGATCGGCCGCGACGACGACATGGCGGGTGTCGCCGTGTTCCTCGCCAGCCGGGCAGGCGCTTACCTGACGGGCACCGTCGTCCCCGTCGATGGAGGGATCGCCACGACCGCGTGA